Proteins from a genomic interval of Syngnathus typhle isolate RoL2023-S1 ecotype Sweden linkage group LG15, RoL_Styp_1.0, whole genome shotgun sequence:
- the LOC133167925 gene encoding RING finger protein 145-like isoform X1 codes for MAVKERVEAVLNVGLRVPSIMLLDVLYRWDVSSFFQKIQRSSLSNNPLFQYKYLALYLHYVGYILSLVLLTLPRQHLVKLYLYVLTALLLFAGHQVSRDYVRSELESGHEGAVYLEPLSMNRFTTALVGQLVVCTLCSCVMQTKRIWLFSAHLLPLVARLCLVPMETIVFINKFSMIFTGLEVIYFLASNLLVPYNLAKTAYRELAQVVEVYGLLALGMSLWNQLVLPVLFMSFWLLLFALQIYSYFSTRDQPTSRERLLFLFLTSVAECCSTPYSLLGLVFTVSFIALGVLTLCKFYLQGYRAFINDNTMHRGMTEGITLLILAVQTGLIELQVIHRAFLLSIILFIVVASILQSMLEIADPIVLALGASRDRSLWKHFRAVSLCLFLLVFPAYMAYMICQFFHMDFWLLIIISSSILTSLQVLGTLLIYVLFMVEEFRKAPVENMDEVIYYVNGTYRLLEFLVAVCVVCYGVSETVFGEWSVMGGTIILVHSYYNVWLRAQLGWQSFLLRRDAVNKIKSLPTASPAQLQRHNDICAICYQDLSSAVITPCSHFFHAGCLKKWLYVQETCPLCHAQLKSQAAADAPPASHVCARQEEVGEEKAEDEGAPSQSCASSDTPPSPSASCLEGGAKPVGGASAQPSNLSHDPESAPQTKTSNDITGDVVAN; via the exons ATGGCTGTGAAGGAGCGCGTGGAGGCGGTGCTGAATGTGGGCCTGCGGGTGCCTAGCATCATGCTGCTGGATGTGCTGTACCGCTGGGACGTGAGCTCATTCTTTCAGAAGATCCAGCGCTCCAGCCTGTCCAACAACCCCCTCTTCCAGTACAAGTACCTGGCACTCTACCTGCACTATGTGG GTTACATCCTgagcctggtgctgctcacgCTGCCTCGTCAGCACCTGGTCAAGCTTTACCTCTACGTACTCACGGCTCTGCTGCTCTTTGCTGGCCACCAGGTGTCCAG GGATTACGTGCGCAGTGAGCTGGAGTCGGGCCACGAGGGCGCCGTGTACCTGGAACCGCTCTCCATGAACCGATTCACCACAGCGCTCGTGG GTCAGCTTGTGGTGTGCACGCTGTGCTCATGCGTGATGCAGACCAAACGCATCTGGCTGTTCTCCGCCCACCTGCTTCCCCTGGTGGCCCGGCTGTGCCTGGTGCCCATGGAGACCATCgtgttcatcaacaagttctCCATGATCTTCACGGGCCTGGAGGTCATCTACTTCCTGGCGTCCAACCTGCTGGTGCCATACAACCTGGCCAAAACGGCCTACCGCGAGCTGGCTCAG gtggtggagGTGTATGGTCTTCTGGCTCTGGGCATGTCCTTGTGGAACCAATTGGTCCTGCCTGTGCTCTTCATGAGCTTCTGGCTGCTGCTCTTCGCCTTGCAGATCTACTCCTACTTCAGCACCCGGGACCAGCCCACTTCCAGGGAGAGGCTGCTCTTCCTCTTTCTCACCAG CGTGGCCGAGTGCTGCAGTACGCCCTACTCGCTACTGGGCCTGGTCTTCACAGTCTCCTTCATCGCCCTGGGTGTCCTCACGCTCTGCAAGTTTTACCTGCAGGGCTACCGGGCCTTCATCAACGATAACACCATGCACAG GGGCATGACGGAGGGCATCACTCTGCTGATCCTGGCCGTCCAGACGGGCCTGATTGAGCTGCAGGTGATCCACCGGGCCTTTCTGCTGTCCATCATTCTGTTCATCGTGGTGGCCTCCATCCTGCAATCCATGCTGGAGATCGCCGACCCCATCGTTCTGGCGTTGGGAGCCTCCAGGGACAG GAGTTTGTGGAAGCACTTCCGAGCCGTGTCGCTGTGCCTCTTCCTGCTGGTCTTCCCGGCCTACATGGCTTACATGATCTGTCAGTTCTTCCACATGGACTTCTggctcctcatcatcatctcgTCCTCCATCCTCACGTCACTGCAG GTGCTGGGCACTCTGCTTATCTACGTGCTTTTCATGGTGGAGGAGTTCCGCAAGGCTCCGGTGGAAAACATGGATGAGGTCATCTACTACGTCAACGGGACATACAGGCTGCTGGAGTTTTTG GTGGCGGTGTGCGTGGTGTGCTACGGCGTGTCGGAGACTGTGTTTGGCGAGTGGAGCGTGATGGGCGGCACCATCATCCTGGTGCACTCCTACTATAACGTGTGGCTGCGGGCACAGCTGGGCTGGCAGAGCTTCTTGCTGCGCCGCGACGCCGTCAACAAGATCAAGAGCCTCCCCACCGCCAGCCCGGCGCAACTGCAACGACACAACGACATCTGTGCCATCTGCTACCAG GACCTGAGCAGTGCCGTCATCACGCCCTGCAGCCATTTCTTCCATGCGGGCTGTCTGAAGAAGTGGCTGTATGTGCAAGAGACGTGTCCTCTCTGTCACGCGCAACTCAAGAGCCAAGCGGCAGCTGACGCGCCACCGGCCAGTCACGTGTGTGCGAGACAGGAAGAAGTCGGCGAGGAGAAGGCGGAGGATGAAGGAGCTCCGTCTCAGTCTTGTGCATCCTCTGACACGCCCCCTTCACCTTCGGCTTCCTGTTTGGAAGGAGGTGCCAAACCGGTGGGCGGAGCCTCGGCCCAACCCAGCAACCTATCGCATGATCCTGAGTCGGCGCCTCAAACAAAGACGTCGAATGACATAACAGGGGATGTCGTTGCCAATTGA
- the ubtd2 gene encoding ubiquitin domain-containing protein 2 isoform X2 codes for MTEGQLRSKRDEFWDTAPAFEGRKEIWDALRAAAGAFESRDHQLAQAILDGASITLPHGLLSECYDELGNRYQLPVYCLAPPINMIEEHSDEPDASDRDSAGADASVEGDDGGGERQLRLRLSTGRDLRLRVRSSDTVGAMKRRLHALEGVDAAAQRWFFSGRPLTDRLRLEQINISRDYVVQVIINQPLADVPPPRTPSRETQHQPSPVDA; via the exons ATGACGGAAGGCCAGCTGCGCAGTAAGCGCGACGAATTCTGGGATACGGCACCGGCCTTCGAAGGCCGCAAGGAGATCTGGGACGCGCTGAGGGCGGCCGCCGGCGCCTTTGAGAGCCGAGACCACCAGCTGGCCCAAGCCATCCTGGACggcgccagcatcacgctgccGCACG GCTTGTTGAGCGAATGCTACGACGAGTTGGGCAACCGCTACCAGCTGCCTGTCTACTGCCTGGCGCCACCCATCAACATGATCGAGGAACACTCCGACGAACCAGACGCCTCCGACCGAGACTCTGCCGGGGCTGACGCATCGGTAGAGGGTGACGACGGCGGTGGCGAGCGGCAGCTGCGTCTGCGCCTCTCCACAGGCCGCGACCTGCGCCTGCGTGTGCGCTCGAGCGACACGGTGGGCGCCATGAAGCGGCGCCTGCACGCTCTGGAAGGCGTGGACGCCGCCGCCCAGCGCTGGTTCTTCTCAGGCCGCCCGCTCACCGACAGGCTGCGATTAGAGCAGATCAACATCTCGCGGGATTACGTCGTGCAAGTCATTATCAACCAGCCGCTGGCGGATGTGCCTCCACCGCGCACTCCCAGTCGGGAAACGCAACACCAGCCTTCTCCCGTGGACGCTTAA
- the ublcp1 gene encoding ubiquitin-like domain-containing CTD phosphatase 1, with protein MSVSVIIKWGGQEYAITSLCEDDTVMDLKQSIKTLTGVLPERQKLLGLKVKGKAAEDQVKLGSLKLKHNTKIMMMGTSEEGLEEVLAPPPENDDVVNDFDIEEEVIEVENREENLAKIARRVKDYKVEEMNSPREGKRLLVLDVDYTLFDHKSFAETGQELMRPYLHEFLTSAYEDYDIVIWSATSMKWIDAKMKELGVTDNPNYKITFMLDSAAMITVHTPKRGVVEVKPLGVIWGKYERFYSRKNTIMFDDIGRNFLMNPQNGLKIRPFMKAHMNREKDRELQKLSEYLKEIAALDDFTTLNHKHWERYLSKRQQH; from the exons ATGTCCGTGTCCGTGATCATCAAATGGGGGGGGCAGGAGTACGCCATCACGTCCCTGTGCGAGGACGACACCGTCATGGACCTCAAGCAGTCCATCAAGACCTTGACAGGCGTGCTACCTGAGAGGCAAAAGCTGCTCGGGCTCAAGGTCAAAG GAAAAGCAGCGGAGGACCAAGTGAAGTTGGGCTCCCTCAAGTTGAAGCACAACACCAAGATCATGATGATGGGCACCAGCGAGGAGGGCCTG GAGGAGGTCTTGGCCCCGCCCCCCGAGAATGACGACGTGGTCAACGACTTTGACATCGAGGAGGAGGTCATCGAAGTGGAGAACAG AGAGGAGAACCTGGCAAAGATTGCTCGTCGCGTTAAAGATTACAAGGTGGAGGAGATGAATTCCCCCAGGGAAGGGAAAAGACTTCTGGTCCTGGACGTGGACTACACTTTGTTTG aTCACAAGTCGTTTGCAGAGACCGGTCAGGAGCTGATGAGGCCTTACCTTCATGAGTTCCTGACGTCAGCCTACGAAGATTACGACATTGTCATCTGGT CCGCCACCAGTATGAAGTGGATCGATGCCAAAATGAAG gaGCTGGGTGTGACTGACAACCCCAACTACAAGATCACCTTTATGCTGGACAGCGCCGCCATGATCACCGTGCACACACCCAAAAGAGGCGTCGTCGAG GTGAAACCGCTGGGCGTGATCTGGGGAAAGTACGAGCGCTTCTACAGCCGCAAGAATACCATCATGTTTGACGACATTGGACGCAATTTCCTGATGAACCCGCAAAACGGACTGAAG ATCCGACCGTTCATGAAGGCGCACATGAATCGCGAGAAGGACCGGGAGCTCCAGAAGCTGAGCGAGTACCTGAAGGAGATCGCCGCACTGGATGACTTCACCACACTTAACCACAAACACTGGGAGAG gtaccTGTCCAAGAGGCAGCAACACTGA
- the LOC133167925 gene encoding RING finger protein 145-like isoform X2 produces MAVKERVEAVLNVGLRVPSIMLLDVLYRWDVSSFFQKIQRSSLSNNPLFQYKYLALYLHYVGYILSLVLLTLPRQHLVKLYLYVLTALLLFAGHQVSRDYVRSELESGHEGAVYLEPLSMNRFTTALVGQLVVCTLCSCVMQTKRIWLFSAHLLPLVARLCLVPMETIVFINKFSMIFTGLEVIYFLASNLLVPYNLAKTAYRELAQIYSYFSTRDQPTSRERLLFLFLTSVAECCSTPYSLLGLVFTVSFIALGVLTLCKFYLQGYRAFINDNTMHRGMTEGITLLILAVQTGLIELQVIHRAFLLSIILFIVVASILQSMLEIADPIVLALGASRDRSLWKHFRAVSLCLFLLVFPAYMAYMICQFFHMDFWLLIIISSSILTSLQVLGTLLIYVLFMVEEFRKAPVENMDEVIYYVNGTYRLLEFLVAVCVVCYGVSETVFGEWSVMGGTIILVHSYYNVWLRAQLGWQSFLLRRDAVNKIKSLPTASPAQLQRHNDICAICYQDLSSAVITPCSHFFHAGCLKKWLYVQETCPLCHAQLKSQAAADAPPASHVCARQEEVGEEKAEDEGAPSQSCASSDTPPSPSASCLEGGAKPVGGASAQPSNLSHDPESAPQTKTSNDITGDVVAN; encoded by the exons ATGGCTGTGAAGGAGCGCGTGGAGGCGGTGCTGAATGTGGGCCTGCGGGTGCCTAGCATCATGCTGCTGGATGTGCTGTACCGCTGGGACGTGAGCTCATTCTTTCAGAAGATCCAGCGCTCCAGCCTGTCCAACAACCCCCTCTTCCAGTACAAGTACCTGGCACTCTACCTGCACTATGTGG GTTACATCCTgagcctggtgctgctcacgCTGCCTCGTCAGCACCTGGTCAAGCTTTACCTCTACGTACTCACGGCTCTGCTGCTCTTTGCTGGCCACCAGGTGTCCAG GGATTACGTGCGCAGTGAGCTGGAGTCGGGCCACGAGGGCGCCGTGTACCTGGAACCGCTCTCCATGAACCGATTCACCACAGCGCTCGTGG GTCAGCTTGTGGTGTGCACGCTGTGCTCATGCGTGATGCAGACCAAACGCATCTGGCTGTTCTCCGCCCACCTGCTTCCCCTGGTGGCCCGGCTGTGCCTGGTGCCCATGGAGACCATCgtgttcatcaacaagttctCCATGATCTTCACGGGCCTGGAGGTCATCTACTTCCTGGCGTCCAACCTGCTGGTGCCATACAACCTGGCCAAAACGGCCTACCGCGAGCTGGCTCAG ATCTACTCCTACTTCAGCACCCGGGACCAGCCCACTTCCAGGGAGAGGCTGCTCTTCCTCTTTCTCACCAG CGTGGCCGAGTGCTGCAGTACGCCCTACTCGCTACTGGGCCTGGTCTTCACAGTCTCCTTCATCGCCCTGGGTGTCCTCACGCTCTGCAAGTTTTACCTGCAGGGCTACCGGGCCTTCATCAACGATAACACCATGCACAG GGGCATGACGGAGGGCATCACTCTGCTGATCCTGGCCGTCCAGACGGGCCTGATTGAGCTGCAGGTGATCCACCGGGCCTTTCTGCTGTCCATCATTCTGTTCATCGTGGTGGCCTCCATCCTGCAATCCATGCTGGAGATCGCCGACCCCATCGTTCTGGCGTTGGGAGCCTCCAGGGACAG GAGTTTGTGGAAGCACTTCCGAGCCGTGTCGCTGTGCCTCTTCCTGCTGGTCTTCCCGGCCTACATGGCTTACATGATCTGTCAGTTCTTCCACATGGACTTCTggctcctcatcatcatctcgTCCTCCATCCTCACGTCACTGCAG GTGCTGGGCACTCTGCTTATCTACGTGCTTTTCATGGTGGAGGAGTTCCGCAAGGCTCCGGTGGAAAACATGGATGAGGTCATCTACTACGTCAACGGGACATACAGGCTGCTGGAGTTTTTG GTGGCGGTGTGCGTGGTGTGCTACGGCGTGTCGGAGACTGTGTTTGGCGAGTGGAGCGTGATGGGCGGCACCATCATCCTGGTGCACTCCTACTATAACGTGTGGCTGCGGGCACAGCTGGGCTGGCAGAGCTTCTTGCTGCGCCGCGACGCCGTCAACAAGATCAAGAGCCTCCCCACCGCCAGCCCGGCGCAACTGCAACGACACAACGACATCTGTGCCATCTGCTACCAG GACCTGAGCAGTGCCGTCATCACGCCCTGCAGCCATTTCTTCCATGCGGGCTGTCTGAAGAAGTGGCTGTATGTGCAAGAGACGTGTCCTCTCTGTCACGCGCAACTCAAGAGCCAAGCGGCAGCTGACGCGCCACCGGCCAGTCACGTGTGTGCGAGACAGGAAGAAGTCGGCGAGGAGAAGGCGGAGGATGAAGGAGCTCCGTCTCAGTCTTGTGCATCCTCTGACACGCCCCCTTCACCTTCGGCTTCCTGTTTGGAAGGAGGTGCCAAACCGGTGGGCGGAGCCTCGGCCCAACCCAGCAACCTATCGCATGATCCTGAGTCGGCGCCTCAAACAAAGACGTCGAATGACATAACAGGGGATGTCGTTGCCAATTGA
- the ubtd2 gene encoding ubiquitin domain-containing protein 2 isoform X1 has product MGGCVGSQHDSSGSLNDNSDGTGVALGRNQLLKRERPKWKSDYPMTEGQLRSKRDEFWDTAPAFEGRKEIWDALRAAAGAFESRDHQLAQAILDGASITLPHGLLSECYDELGNRYQLPVYCLAPPINMIEEHSDEPDASDRDSAGADASVEGDDGGGERQLRLRLSTGRDLRLRVRSSDTVGAMKRRLHALEGVDAAAQRWFFSGRPLTDRLRLEQINISRDYVVQVIINQPLADVPPPRTPSRETQHQPSPVDA; this is encoded by the exons ATGGGTGGCTGTGTGGGGAGCCAGCACGACTCCTCGGGCAGCTTGAACGACAACTCTGACGGAACCGGAG TTGCTCTGGGGCGGAACCAGCTGCTCAAGCGCGAGCGTCCCAAATGGAAGAGCGATTACCCCATGACGGAAGGCCAGCTGCGCAGTAAGCGCGACGAATTCTGGGATACGGCACCGGCCTTCGAAGGCCGCAAGGAGATCTGGGACGCGCTGAGGGCGGCCGCCGGCGCCTTTGAGAGCCGAGACCACCAGCTGGCCCAAGCCATCCTGGACggcgccagcatcacgctgccGCACG GCTTGTTGAGCGAATGCTACGACGAGTTGGGCAACCGCTACCAGCTGCCTGTCTACTGCCTGGCGCCACCCATCAACATGATCGAGGAACACTCCGACGAACCAGACGCCTCCGACCGAGACTCTGCCGGGGCTGACGCATCGGTAGAGGGTGACGACGGCGGTGGCGAGCGGCAGCTGCGTCTGCGCCTCTCCACAGGCCGCGACCTGCGCCTGCGTGTGCGCTCGAGCGACACGGTGGGCGCCATGAAGCGGCGCCTGCACGCTCTGGAAGGCGTGGACGCCGCCGCCCAGCGCTGGTTCTTCTCAGGCCGCCCGCTCACCGACAGGCTGCGATTAGAGCAGATCAACATCTCGCGGGATTACGTCGTGCAAGTCATTATCAACCAGCCGCTGGCGGATGTGCCTCCACCGCGCACTCCCAGTCGGGAAACGCAACACCAGCCTTCTCCCGTGGACGCTTAA